The nucleotide window ATGAGAGAGGAGAGGGTTTAAGTCCAATGGTTCTCTCTATGGTATCATAGGGTCTTCCTGTTATTGAAAGGATTTCGTCTCCTTTTTTTAAGATGCCAAACAGTGCTATGGATATTGCATGACTTCCTGAAGCAATTTGACTTCTTACGAGGCTATCCTCTGTTCCAAACACCAAGGAGAATATTTTTTCTAACTTGTCCCGTCCAGTATCATAGAATCCATAACCAGTTGAGTCATAAAAATCCATCTCCCTCACTTTATACAATCTAAAGGCTTCAATAACTCTCTTAAAATTGTTGTATCTTATCCTCTCAATTTTTTTAAATGCTTCTCTTAAACTCTCTTCCTCTTTCTCTATAAATTCTTCCATCTCTCTTTCACCTTCTTTAAAATCTCCTCTGCTGTATCATGAGGCTTTTTATCCGTTACATCTATTATAATCGCATTCTTCTCTTTCCTTAACCAGATAATCTGCCTTCTTGCATACTCCTTTGTTCTCTTCTTTATCCTTCTTTTACACTCATCAATGGAGATTTCTCCTGAAAGATAAAGAAGTATCTCTTCATATCCTATTGCCTTTTTTGATGTTTTTGAAAAACCAAAAGACTCCTTTATTCTTTTTACTTCATCCACAAATCCCAATTCAAACATTCTGTCCACTCTATCCTCTATTCTTTTGTAGAGTTTTTTTCTCTCCATTAAAAGTACAAACTTTAATGCATCATACCTTTCTTCTTCTCCAAAGAAAGAGGATATTGGTTTTTTATATATTTCGTAAACTTCAAGTCCTCTGATTATCCTCTTTCTATCCCTTGGAGAGATTTTTTTTGCAAAAACCGGATCAATTTTTTTTAATTTCTCATAAAGGAAGTTTAGACCAAATTTTTCTGCCTCTTTCTCAATCTTTTCTCTTACCTCTTTTTTACTGCCAGGTGGTTCAAAGGAGAGAAGAGTTCTTAAATATAAGCCCGTGCCCCCAACAAGCACAGGAATTTTCCCTCTCCTATAGATGGAATCTATAATCCTTTCTGCCATTTCTTTAAACCTACCTGAAGAAAACTCTTCGTTAGGGTTTACAACATCTATCATATGATGTGGAATCCCCTGCATCTCATCCTTTCTAATTTTGTTTGTTCCTATATCCATGAATCTATAGACTTGAAATGCGTCAAAGGAGACAATCTCTCCATGAATTTCCTTTGCAACAAGTATTGAAACCTCAGTTTTACCAACAGCAGTTGGTCCCGTTATTACTATTAAAGGAATTCTCATCAAGTGAATAATACCATATGCCATTTTCAGGTGATAAAATTAATCTGTGGAGAATCTTGACTGGAGGGAAAAACTTAAGAAAGTCCCAGATAAACCAGGAGTTTACATATTTTACAACGAAGTTAAAGAGGTAATATATGTTGGAAAGGCAACCTCTCTTAGAGAGAGGATGAGGAGTTATTTATCAGATAGTGGTGTTATTTTTCCAAAGGATAGACTTTTAAGAAAAAGCATCCATGATTTTGATTTTATTGTTACATCTTCGCCATCTGAGGCGCTTCTACTTGAGGCAAATTTAATTAAAAAATATAAACCAAGATTCAATGTAAGACTCAAAGATGATAAATCATATCCATACTTAAAGATTGTAAAGGATGAATTTCCATATGTTGTTATTACAAGGAAACTTAAAGATGACGGCTCTATCTATTTTGGTCCATACACAAATGTTAAAGCTTTAAGAAGAGTCTTGAGTATCTCAAGAAAACTCTTTCCACTCCGTAGATGCAAGGGAAAACTTCCAAAGAAAAAATGCATATATTATGATGTTGGGGAGTGCAGTGGACCATGTATTGATAAGATTGACAGAGAGAATTATCAAAAAATTGTTAAGGATTTTATCTATTTTATTCAGGGAAGAGTTGGAAAACTTAAGAATTCCCTTAAAAAGGAGATGGAGGAGGCGGTCAAAAAGTTGGAGTTTGAGAAAGCTGCCATTTTAAGGGATAGAATAGAATCCATTGAGAAGGTATTTTATAAGCAGAGGGTACTCTTAAACAAAGATGTCTCCTTTGATGTGGTTTTCCTCTTTGTAAAAGATGAGAAACCATTAATTGAGTATATGGAGGTAAGGGAGGGGAGGTTAAGCTTTGAAAAGTCCTTTGAGATTACTGAAAGTAAGGACAGAGGGGAGATGGTCTCATCATTCATATCCCAGATTTATTCAAAGAGAATTAATGCTCCTTATGAGATTATCACAAATGTAAAAATAAAGGAGAAGGATGAATTGGAGATGT belongs to Caldisericia bacterium and includes:
- the miaA gene encoding tRNA (adenosine(37)-N6)-dimethylallyltransferase MiaA, with protein sequence MRIPLIVITGPTAVGKTEVSILVAKEIHGEIVSFDAFQVYRFMDIGTNKIRKDEMQGIPHHMIDVVNPNEEFSSGRFKEMAERIIDSIYRRGKIPVLVGGTGLYLRTLLSFEPPGSKKEVREKIEKEAEKFGLNFLYEKLKKIDPVFAKKISPRDRKRIIRGLEVYEIYKKPISSFFGEEERYDALKFVLLMERKKLYKRIEDRVDRMFELGFVDEVKRIKESFGFSKTSKKAIGYEEILLYLSGEISIDECKRRIKKRTKEYARRQIIWLRKEKNAIIIDVTDKKPHDTAEEILKKVKERWKNL
- the uvrC gene encoding excinuclease ABC subunit UvrC; translated protein: MENLDWREKLKKVPDKPGVYIFYNEVKEVIYVGKATSLRERMRSYLSDSGVIFPKDRLLRKSIHDFDFIVTSSPSEALLLEANLIKKYKPRFNVRLKDDKSYPYLKIVKDEFPYVVITRKLKDDGSIYFGPYTNVKALRRVLSISRKLFPLRRCKGKLPKKKCIYYDVGECSGPCIDKIDRENYQKIVKDFIYFIQGRVGKLKNSLKKEMEEAVKKLEFEKAAILRDRIESIEKVFYKQRVLLNKDVSFDVVFLFVKDEKPLIEYMEVREGRLSFEKSFEITESKDRGEMVSSFISQIYSKRINAPYEIITNVKIKEKDELEMFLKEKFGHNVKIRLPKRGFKREVLSLAEENAEEHWKETFIPTKKETLIKVKELLGLKKIPEYIEGYDISNISGMDAVGSLVVFHMGKEKKEYYRRFKIKFTKGPDDYAMMMEVLKRRFSHIRDEKFPWEPDLILIDGGKGQLSVALKVKKALKLPYKFISIAKKEEILFFEDFNKPLILPRDSRVLHLFQRIRDEAHRFAKAYFELLHRKRAIKS